A genomic segment from Coccinella septempunctata chromosome 3, icCocSept1.1, whole genome shotgun sequence encodes:
- the LOC123309071 gene encoding nuclear factor related to kappa-B-binding protein isoform X3 → MDSNSSEDSCVSEYSTESSDEDGMEVAQINGAKLLLPQGLCDKEDVFKEFFSPNLWNSLSNENKTHLKAFLPKFPENDEEEKNITLERLFKFEKFKFNSPLQQFHENLKAGYFRPDIARMRNMIRKAEHKEAKYRYKNHKELLKNSVLESRRNLLNQLRNLPPGSEPKVNKVDLTNSDIIRHRTKRRYFQILSSIRAKTEEVCSSDENYLETTVSISRKQKRFLNGIKNSLPNTSEQKFFCSFTGTSSINDLERYITPNTNPFYINEDAYRNILRKHKKRKQEDTENPEFNTRSITLQEVIQRTQLPYLKIVKVPPSKISASDQRPPSRKKIKRDSSYFNHVRNIHPPVTSNSENESDSDSVIDAVSVQQVKQIKTESTSIKTPRVPPIKSVKVEVKKEPEEMTVVPVSQEVVTSSSSVINSISNFSQYGKIMPVTLSDLEGIDMMNLPIDLDNSEIDLLDMNNKPELMQETHSNFLSLIRDIICSTPEHRMDFQVLEKRLQTWQESPISPLNDWYPLCESWVGVLKSAVNFLCGNTSDVPNDFVPYLEYKQQIDAYQWIGAGRDSDSLLAPLCKFWLEHRDDSSTVKVKEEIEVELSDRAQTPPPPRCPTNWTIRKATQEEVERFQEQEKRRYENPHKAFTYCCNGYESVVAPLKGIYNPAVGNAKARGHSILTADRPNFVTILSLVRDATARLPNGEGTRGDIVELLKQSQYISAMATDSVLQTVVSGALDRMHTQFDPCVKYDTKRKIWIYLHRNRSEEDFEKIHHLQSATKTPKKPPRRSPAKPKVKQTNDKVKQSKENNSLSLESITEKIKISKKPIQTNTVALSSPSLSSSKSNSLLISNNIHQREPSPPTIQILENIPASPSQSQEDPEISQALQAIVDGHIPSPKLNKSKAMVRILSPSQSKSLISPSASVIKQEKMLSKQANEQIVTQQLIQMSGNQKQTIQVIQTQSTDDDKKSKLLTTSQPQQILQNVTAQQLQNIKNITLLRNNSPIQNIDLSSTILTSTSSDSNEVKSITVTVSKPTSLTEQMVQPGIQIKTPNNLTPAQQQQILQTIKQKILPQTVIASQQQQLLLKQKLVQKQGQSTAPGISLLGPAKMSTGKKYTTTSKSGMVSNQTPVVAKVLTNAAGQVISVENLLAHQKQHGSLPQGTTLRVSGTKGGQPNIIHLTGTSKQNTIAQFAVASQSNLIALTTQPKLVVASPTTSTVTSTITSNKSNNRERIRGTQLTKLPPKVTQQLINAKIIQNIEGQKVVQPKLIVGQGAQLKLTSSGKNVSIQKPTLNIGANSNAIRMVNTANLNLTHIGGKPVLFASKGATIQNIQGQNVILQTQPGSSGPSLVLQNSKTFQSSTVPKSSNNINIINQQNVVLGSQVKMQQPQVVFKNNAMNQVTQSHIVLGGQPVRLHTSTTPTTQRLVLASQGQGGQIVAQQILLPAGFQGTAINIKALQGVKVIPIAQAHSQNRNLQGRQVFARVVSPTINTKTQQSTNTNEKQEESNSQDEV, encoded by the exons ATGGATAGTAACAGTTCAGAAGATTCCTGTGTATCAGAATATTCAACAGAATCATCAGATGAAGATGGAATGGAAGTAGCTCAAATAAATGGTGCAAAGCTACTTCTGCCCCAAGGTTTATGTGATAAAgaagatgttttcaaagaattctTTTCCCCCAACTTATGGAACTCCTTAtctaatgaaaataaaactcaTCTCAAAGCTTTCTTGCCCAAGTTCCCAGAAAACGATGAAGAGGAAAAGAACATTACATTGGAAAgattattcaaatttgaaaaattcaaattcaatagtCCTCTTCAACAATTTCATGAGAATCTTAAAGCAGGATACTTTAGGCCGGATATTGCTAGAATGAGAAATATGATTCGGAAAGCAGAACATAAAGAAGCAAAATATAGGTACAAGAATCATAAAGAACTGTTAAAAAATTCTGTCTTGGAGTCCAGAAGAAATTTACTGAATCAATTGAGAAACCTACCACCAGGCTCTGAACCTAAAGTAAATAAGGTGGATCTAACAAATTCAGATATTATAAGGCATAGGACTAAGCgaagatattttcaaatattgtcATCTATAAGAGCAAAGACAGAGGAAGTTTGTTCTTctgatgaaaattatttagaaacTACAGTTTCTATTTCAAGAAAACAGAAGAGATTTTTGAATGGCATAAAAAACTCTTTGCCAAATACTTCGGAACAGAAGTTTTTCTGTAGTTTCACAGGAACTAGTAGTATTAATGATTTAGAAAG GTATATAACTCCAAATACAAATCCATTCTACATAAATGAAGATGCCTATAGGAATATTTTGAGGAAACATAAGAAAAGAAAACAAGAGGACACTGAAAATCCAGAATTCAATACTAGGAGCATCACCCTTCAAGAAGTGATACAAAGGACTCAATTACCTTATTTGAAAATAGTGAAAGTTCCCCCATCAAAAATTAGTGCTAGTGATCAAAGACCTCCtagcagaaaaaaaattaaaagggaTTCTAGTTACTTTAATCATGTACGGAATATTCATCCACCTGTGACTTCTAATAGTGAAAATGAAAGTGATTCGGATTCAGTTATTGATGCAGTATCTGTTCAGCAAGTGAAACAAATTAAAACTGAAAGTACATCAATCAAAACTCCGAGAGTACCCCCAATCAAATCTGTGAAAGTAGAAGTGAAAAAAGAACCAGAAGAAATGACAGTTGTACCTGTATCTCAGGAAGTTGTAACTTCTAGCTCAAGTGTTATAAATTCTATAAGTAACTTCTCGCAATATGGTAAAATAATGCCTGTTACTTTGTCAGATCTAGAAGGAATTGATATGATGAATTTGCCAATTGATTTAGATAACTCGGAGATTGATCTTCTGGATATGAATAATAAGCCAGAGTTGATGCAAGAAACACATTCAAATTTTTTGTCACTTATCAGAGACATTATCTGTTCAACACCCGAACATAGAATGGACTTCCAAGTATTAGAGAAGAGGTTGCAGACATGGCAGGAAAGTCCAATCAGTCCGTTGAATGATTGGTATCCCCTTTGTGAGAGTTGGGTTGGAGTGTTGAAATCGGCTGTTAATTTTTTATGTGGTAACACTTCAGATGTGCCAAATGATTTTGTTCCATATTTGGAGTACAAACAACAAATTGATGCATATCAGTGGATTGGGGCTGGTAGAGATAGTGATAGTTTATTGGCACCTTTATGTAAATTTTGGCTGGAACATCGGGACGATTCCAGTACTGTGAAGGTGAAAGAAGAGATAGAAGTGGAACTCAGTGATAGAGCCCAAACACCACCTCCTCCAAG ATGTCCAACCAACTGGACAATAAGGAAAGCCACCCAAGAAGAAGTCGAAAGGTTCCAAGAGCAGGAAAAAAGACGATATGAGAATCCTCACAAAGCATTTACCTATTGCTGTAATGGTTATGAATCGGTTGTTGCTCCTTTAAAGGGAATATACAATCCAGCGGTTGGTAATGCTAAGGCCAGAGGACACTCAATTTTGACTGCAGATCGACCAAACTTTGTAACAATTCTATCTCTGGTGAGAGATGCTACTGCAAGATTACCAAATGGTGAAGGTACAAGGGGAGACATAGTTGAGCTATTAAAACAGTCCCAATATATAAGTGCAATGGCTACGGATAGTGTTTTACAAACAGTCGTAAGTGGGGCGTTGGATAGAATGCATACGCAATTCGATCCATGTGTAAAATATGACACCAAAAGGAAGATCTGGATATATCTTCACAG AAATAGGTCGGAGGAAGATTTCGAGAAAATCCATCACCTACAAAGTGCAACGAAGACCCCCAAAAAGCCGCCCCGAAGATCTCCAGCTAAACCCAAAGTCAAACAAACTAATGATAAAGTGAAACAGTCCAAGGAAAACAATAGTTTGTCGTTGGAAAGTataacggaaaaaattaaaatttcgaaaaaacctATCCAGACCAACACTGTCGCTCTCTCGTCCCCTAGTTTATCAAGCTCAAAATCGAATTCGCTCCTTATAAGCAACAATATACACCAACGAGAACCATCACCTCCTACCATACAGATATTGGAGAATATACCAGCATCACCGTCACAATCTCAAGAAGACCCAGAAATAAGCCAAGCACTGCAAGCTATTGTGGATGGCCATATTCCCAGTCcgaaattgaataaatcgaaaGCAATGGTTAGGATTTTGTCCCCTTCCCAGAGTAAATCATTAATTTCACCTTCCGCTTCTGTGATTAAGCAAGAAAAAATGTTATCCAAGCAGGCTAACGAACAAATAGTTACGCAGCAGCTGATTCAGATGAGTGGAAATCAAAAACAGACGATACAGGTGATTCAAACTCAGAGCACAGATGAtgacaaaaaatcgaaattattaaCGACTTCACAACCGCAACAAATCTTACAGAATGTAACAGCCCAGCAGCTACAAAACATAAAGAATATAACGTTGTTAAGAAATAATTCCCCAATTCAGAATATCGATTTGTCATCGACAATTTTAACGTCCACATCAAGCGATAGTAATGAAGTGAAAAGTATAACTGTTACTGTTAGTAAACCTACGTCATTGACGGAACAGATGGTCCAGCCTGGTATTCAAATAAAAACGCCAAACAACCTCACGCCCGCCCAGCAGCAACAAATTCTCCAAacaataaaacagaaaattttaCCCCAGACTGTAATCGCATCGCAGCAGCAGCAGCTGCTTCTGAAGCAGAAATTGGTTCAAAAACAAGGGCAGAGTACTGCACCAGGTATCTCGTTGCTTGGGCCAGCTAAAATGAGTACAGGTAAGAAAT ATACAACTACATCAAAATCGGGAATGGTTTCTAATCAAACACCAGTGGTAGCCAAAGTATTAACAAATGCAGCGGGCCAAGTAATTTCTGTAGAGAATTTACTAGCTCATCAAAAACAACATGGATCGTTACCACAAG GAACTACTTTGAGGGTATCGGGTACCAAAGGAGGACAGCCAAATATCATTCACCTTACAGGCACGTCAAAGCAGAACACGATAGCTCAATTCGCAGTTGCATCACAAAGTAATCTAATAGCTTTAACGACTCAACCCAAACTAGTTGTGGCTTCTCCTACCACATCAACAGTTACTTCCACCATAACATCAAATAAATCGAATAACCGTGAAAGGATCAGAGGAACGCAGCTCACTAAATTGCCACCAAAAGTAACACAACAATTAATTAACgcgaaaattattcaaaatatcgAAGGACAAAAAGTTGTACAACCGAAATTGATTGTTGGGCAAGGAGCCCAGTTGAAATTAACTTCCAGTGGGAAAAACGTCTCTATACAGAAACCAACACTGAATATAGGCGCAAACTCGAATGCAATAAGGATGGTGAACACGGCAAACTTGAATCTAACGCATATAGGTGGAAAGCCAGTGTTGTTTGCTAGTAAAGGAGCTACGATACAAAACATTCAGGGTCAAAATGTAATATTACAAACGCAGCCAGGCTCGTCCGGTCCGTCTCTGGTCCTTCAAAATAGCAAAACTTTCCAATCTTCCACCGTTCCTAAGAGTTCGAATAATATCAATATAATAAATCAACAGAATGTTGTTTTGGGGTCTCAAGTGAAAATGCAGCAGCCGCAAGTGGTATTCAAGAATAATGCGATGAATCAAGTAACGCAAAGTCATATAGTTTTGGGTGGCCAGCCAGTGAGGTTGCACACCAGTACAACCCCCACAACACAGAGATTGGTGTTAGCTAGTCAGGGACAAGGAGGACAAATAGTTGCACAGCAGATTCTCCTTCCTGCTGGCTTCCAAGGTACTGCTATCAATATTAAGGCCCTCCAAGGAGTCAAGGTTATTCCCATTGCCCAAGCTCACAGTCAGAATAGAA ATCTTCAAGGTAGGCAAGTATTTGCTCGAGTGGTGAGTCCCACAATAAATACAAAAACCCAGCAAAGTACAAATACAAATGAAAAGCAAGAAGAGTCCAATTCTCAAGATGAAGTGTAA